In Acidobacteriota bacterium, one genomic interval encodes:
- a CDS encoding D-aminoacylase yields the protein MRKLTIIAIVAGVLLAFAQSQNAQSPTYDLVLRNGRIVDGSGNPWYRGDVAIRGDAIVRVGPAITDSAARVIDVEGQVITPGFIDIHTHARNGIFPVPTAENYVRQGVTTLIEGPDGSSPVPLKPFLDRLEALPKSVNIGSFIGQGAVRAAVIGNANRKPTSE from the coding sequence ATGCGCAAGCTCACCATCATCGCCATCGTCGCGGGCGTCTTGCTGGCATTCGCACAATCGCAGAACGCGCAGAGCCCAACCTATGATCTCGTGCTTCGGAACGGGCGCATTGTAGACGGATCTGGCAATCCCTGGTATCGAGGAGACGTAGCAATACGAGGCGATGCGATTGTTCGAGTCGGGCCTGCCATTACTGATTCCGCCGCTCGGGTGATCGATGTCGAAGGCCAGGTGATCACGCCCGGCTTCATCGACATTCACACTCACGCGCGAAACGGCATCTTCCCAGTACCTACCGCCGAGAACTACGTGCGACAAGGTGTGACGACTTTGATCGAAGGCCCAGACGGTTCGTCGCCCGTTCCTCTCAAACCATTTCTCGACAGACTCGAAGCCTTGCCGAAGTCCGTCAACATCGGCAGCTTCATCGGACAGGGCGCGGTGCGAGCGGCGGTCATAGGGAATGCCAATCGCAAGCCGACATCGGAA
- a CDS encoding YfiT family bacillithiol transferase, whose translation MTDLQFPIGRFKLEGAPADEDIRRAIDEIAEAPAKLRAAVEGLTAEQLDTPYRPGGWTVRQVVHHVPDSHLNSYCRFKLALTEDEPTIKAYHEDRWAELDDARTAPIEVSLAMLESLHKRWVLMLKSLTPDAFERTFRHPEIGVVSLSTNVCLYGWHGRHHVAHIASLRERMGWGK comes from the coding sequence GTGACTGATCTTCAATTCCCTATTGGACGGTTCAAATTGGAAGGCGCGCCGGCAGATGAAGACATTCGGCGAGCGATCGACGAAATTGCGGAAGCGCCGGCTAAGCTTCGAGCCGCCGTCGAAGGCTTGACGGCCGAACAGCTCGATACACCTTACCGCCCGGGCGGTTGGACCGTTCGCCAGGTCGTCCATCACGTGCCCGATAGTCACTTGAACAGCTACTGCCGGTTTAAGCTCGCGCTGACTGAAGACGAACCGACAATCAAGGCTTACCACGAAGACCGATGGGCGGAACTTGACGACGCTCGCACTGCGCCGATTGAAGTGTCGCTCGCGATGCTCGAATCGCTTCACAAGCGGTGGGTACTGATGTTGAAGTCACTCACGCCTGACGCTTTCGAGCGAACTTTTCGACATCCGGAGATTGGAGTCGTCAGTCTCTCAACGAACGTCTGTCTTTACGGCTGGCACGGACGGCATCACGTTGCGCACATCGCGTCGTTGCGGGAACGAATGGGGTGGGGCAAATAG
- a CDS encoding benzoate-CoA ligase family protein — protein MPITFPEKFNMATYFLDARIEEGLGEKIAVYCGEKRYTYREVQQMANEVGNALLRLGVEMEDRVLIVLPDSIEFVATWFGIAKIGAVITMVNTILPPTDYEYYLDYTRAKVAVVHADVMERFTPAASTSPFLKHTIVVGTKVSGSLEGLEGRSSIRSYSRVTMEAPDTLETAPTTRDDIAIWLFTSGSTGHAKAAVHLQHDLPYNTECYAKQVLGINKDDITLSVPKLFFGYATGTNLLFPFAVGGATALFSERSTAETMFEMIQKHRPTFLTTVPTMINSMVQVEGARERYDLSSLRFCVSAGEALPPELYQRWVDTFGVEILDGIGSAEMFHIYITNYPGDVVLGSLGKIVPGYEANIVDAEGSVVPVGEMGTLKIKGDSSALCYWNAHETSKATFAGDWCTTGDQFRVDERGYYWYCGRTDEMLKVGGIFVSPTEIENCLQEHEAVRECAVVGASDEQKLIKPKAFVVLAEGFVESKELENELKEYVKRRLAVYKYPRWIEFRNELAKNDRGKIDRRALKQ, from the coding sequence ATGCCCATAACTTTTCCCGAAAAGTTCAATATGGCGACCTACTTCCTCGACGCGCGCATCGAGGAAGGGTTGGGCGAGAAGATCGCGGTCTATTGCGGTGAAAAAAGGTACACCTACAGAGAAGTGCAGCAGATGGCGAACGAGGTGGGAAACGCGCTGCTGCGGCTGGGCGTCGAGATGGAGGATCGAGTCTTGATCGTCTTGCCCGACTCGATCGAGTTCGTTGCGACCTGGTTCGGCATCGCCAAGATCGGCGCGGTCATAACTATGGTGAATACGATCCTGCCGCCGACGGATTACGAGTACTATCTCGACTACACCCGAGCCAAAGTCGCGGTAGTTCACGCGGACGTGATGGAGCGATTCACGCCCGCGGCTTCGACCTCGCCTTTTCTCAAACACACAATCGTCGTCGGGACAAAAGTATCGGGGAGCCTCGAAGGCCTGGAGGGCCGCTCTTCGATTCGCTCGTATAGCCGAGTGACGATGGAGGCGCCTGACACGCTGGAGACTGCGCCGACTACCCGTGACGACATCGCGATCTGGCTATTTACATCGGGCTCGACCGGTCACGCCAAGGCTGCGGTTCATCTTCAACACGACTTGCCGTACAACACCGAGTGCTACGCGAAACAGGTGCTGGGCATCAACAAAGACGACATCACGCTTTCGGTGCCCAAGCTGTTCTTCGGTTATGCGACCGGCACGAATCTGCTGTTCCCGTTTGCGGTGGGCGGAGCGACCGCCCTGTTCTCGGAGCGCTCGACGGCCGAGACTATGTTCGAAATGATTCAGAAGCACCGGCCGACCTTTCTCACAACCGTTCCGACTATGATCAACTCGATGGTGCAGGTCGAAGGCGCGCGCGAGCGGTACGACTTGTCATCGCTTCGCTTCTGCGTGTCGGCGGGCGAAGCTCTTCCACCTGAGCTCTATCAGCGATGGGTGGACACCTTCGGCGTTGAGATCCTCGACGGCATCGGCTCAGCCGAGATGTTTCACATCTACATCACGAACTATCCAGGCGACGTCGTTTTGGGCAGTCTCGGAAAGATCGTCCCCGGCTACGAAGCGAACATCGTCGACGCCGAGGGGAGCGTAGTGCCTGTCGGTGAAATGGGAACGCTCAAGATCAAAGGCGATTCGTCGGCGCTGTGCTACTGGAACGCGCACGAGACATCCAAGGCGACGTTCGCGGGCGACTGGTGCACCACGGGCGATCAGTTTCGCGTGGACGAGCGAGGCTACTACTGGTACTGCGGCCGCACGGACGAGATGCTGAAGGTAGGCGGCATATTTGTTTCGCCTACCGAGATTGAGAACTGCTTGCAGGAACACGAAGCGGTGCGCGAGTGTGCGGTCGTCGGGGCGAGCGACGAACAGAAGCTGATAAAGCCGAAAGCATTTGTGGTTTTGGCAGAAGGTTTCGTTGAAAGCAAGGAGCTCGAGAATGAACTGAAAGAGTATGTGAAGCGACGGCTGGCGGTTTACAAGTATCCTCGGTGGATTGAGTTTCGGAACGAGCTTGCCAAGAATGACCGCGGCAAGATTGATCGCCGGGCGCTCAAGCAGTAG
- the leuD gene encoding 3-isopropylmalate dehydratase small subunit codes for MKPFSKHTGLVATLDRVNVDTDQIIPKQFLKRIERSGFGQFLFFDWRLNTDGSLKPDFELNQPRFHGATILLARANFGCGSSREHAPWALLDYGFRSIIAPSFADIFYNNCFKNGMLPVRLSEEQVEQLFERVASSPGYELTVDLQRQWITDDLGLRFSFEVDPFRRECLLKGLDDIGLTLEHEDTICEHEARRVVFK; via the coding sequence ATGAAGCCGTTCTCAAAACACACTGGCCTCGTGGCGACGCTCGATCGAGTGAATGTCGACACTGACCAGATAATCCCCAAGCAGTTCCTGAAGCGAATCGAACGCAGCGGCTTCGGGCAGTTCTTGTTTTTCGATTGGCGCCTCAATACCGACGGATCGCTCAAGCCGGACTTCGAGCTGAATCAGCCCCGGTTTCACGGCGCGACGATACTCCTGGCGCGCGCCAACTTCGGTTGCGGCTCTTCGCGCGAGCATGCGCCGTGGGCCCTGCTCGACTACGGGTTTCGTTCGATCATCGCTCCGTCGTTTGCAGACATCTTCTACAACAACTGTTTCAAGAACGGCATGCTCCCGGTGCGGCTTTCTGAAGAACAAGTCGAACAGCTCTTCGAGCGCGTCGCTTCGAGTCCCGGTTATGAGCTGACGGTTGATCTGCAGCGTCAGTGGATCACCGATGACCTCGGGCTGAGGTTCAGCTTCGAGGTTGATCCGTTTCGACGCGAGTGTTTGCTAAAAGGCCTGGACGACATAGGTCTGACACTTGAGCACGAAGACACGATTTGCGAACACGAGGCGCGGCGTGTTGTGTTCAAATAA
- the leuC gene encoding 3-isopropylmalate dehydratase large subunit, giving the protein MPRTLFDKIWDSHVVHHEPGKPAILYIDCHLVHEVTSPQAFEGLRLAGRKVRKPDLTFATADHNVPTSSRSLPIADPISKTQIDTLESNCREFGIQLYGLDSPDQGIVHVIGPELGLTQPGATIVCGDSHTSTHGAFGALAFGIGTSEVEHVLATQCLPQSKPKTFLVRVEGKLARGVTAKDVVLYMIRSIGTDGASGHVIEYASETIRALTMEERMTVCNMSIEAGARAGMIAPDETTYAYLEGRAFAPKGGAFEAAVAYWKTLPTDTGAAFDRVLEIDVSTLAPQVSWGTNPGMVTDVTGAVPDPESMPDENARKAARRALEYMALQPGTAIQEINVDRVFIGSCTNSRIEDLRSAASVIKGKKVAGGLYAMVVPGSQKIKQQAELEGLDQIFRQAGFDWRESGCSMCLGMNPDILQPGERCASTSNRNFEGRQGRGGRTHLVSPAMAAAAAIAGHFVDIREWD; this is encoded by the coding sequence ATGCCGCGAACTCTATTCGACAAAATCTGGGACAGCCACGTCGTCCATCACGAACCGGGTAAGCCCGCGATTCTCTACATCGACTGCCACCTTGTTCACGAGGTCACCTCGCCGCAAGCATTCGAAGGCTTGAGACTGGCAGGACGCAAAGTGAGGAAGCCGGATCTCACGTTCGCGACCGCAGACCACAACGTTCCGACCTCGAGTCGCTCGCTGCCAATCGCGGATCCAATCTCCAAGACGCAGATCGACACTCTTGAGAGCAACTGCCGTGAGTTCGGCATCCAGCTCTATGGACTGGACAGTCCCGATCAAGGAATCGTTCACGTCATCGGACCCGAGCTTGGTTTGACTCAGCCGGGGGCGACGATCGTGTGCGGTGACAGCCACACCTCGACTCACGGCGCGTTTGGAGCGCTGGCTTTCGGCATCGGGACCAGCGAGGTCGAACACGTTCTGGCGACTCAATGCCTCCCTCAATCAAAGCCGAAGACGTTTCTGGTTCGCGTCGAAGGCAAGCTCGCCCGCGGCGTTACCGCCAAGGACGTTGTGCTCTACATGATTCGTTCAATCGGGACCGATGGCGCTTCCGGTCACGTGATCGAATACGCCAGCGAGACGATTCGCGCCCTGACGATGGAAGAGCGAATGACGGTCTGCAACATGTCGATCGAAGCCGGCGCGCGCGCAGGCATGATTGCTCCCGACGAGACTACCTATGCCTATTTGGAAGGCCGCGCGTTCGCGCCCAAAGGCGGCGCGTTCGAAGCGGCGGTCGCATACTGGAAGACTTTGCCCACGGACACGGGAGCTGCGTTTGACCGCGTGCTCGAGATCGACGTTTCAACGCTGGCGCCCCAGGTGAGCTGGGGAACGAATCCAGGAATGGTGACCGATGTGACCGGAGCTGTTCCCGATCCCGAATCGATGCCCGACGAGAACGCACGCAAAGCTGCTAGACGCGCGCTCGAATACATGGCACTGCAGCCTGGCACCGCGATTCAAGAGATCAACGTTGATCGGGTGTTTATAGGCTCGTGCACCAACTCGCGCATCGAAGACCTTCGCTCGGCGGCGAGCGTGATCAAGGGCAAGAAGGTCGCCGGAGGACTTTACGCGATGGTCGTGCCGGGTTCGCAGAAGATCAAGCAGCAGGCAGAGCTGGAGGGACTTGATCAGATTTTCAGACAAGCCGGGTTTGATTGGAGAGAGTCGGGTTGCAGCATGTGTCTTGGAATGAACCCTGACATTCTTCAGCCTGGCGAGCGGTGCGCGTCGACTTCGAATCGAAACTTTGAGGGCCGCCAGGGGCGCGGCGGACGCACTCATCTGGTGAGCCCCGCGATGGCAGCCGCCGCGGCGATAGCCGGGCACTTCGTTGACATTCGTGAGTGGGACTGA
- a CDS encoding LysR family transcriptional regulator — protein MDLFQLEVFLAVAREGSFSRAAEKLYRTQPAVSQAIRKLEREVGESLFDRSSRDGTLTDAGQMLREYAQKLMNLRAEAHVALKELREMHKGKLAIAANEFTCLYLLPALAEFRKLYPMIKVTVHRSLASRIPADVLRHGAELGVLSFNPEEPLLRSIVVYRDELAFVVNPRHLLASAKQVSIRQLGAESFVAHNVQSPYRAKVVEAFKRHKTKLNMDVELPTIEAIKLFVSRGTGVALVPGICVEAEVAAGELVRVPVRELHIERKLRLIYRKNASLSHAARAFLTVAESMASLQKGRYSYQPER, from the coding sequence ATGGACCTTTTTCAGCTCGAGGTGTTCTTAGCGGTGGCGCGAGAGGGGAGTTTCTCGCGAGCCGCCGAGAAGCTATATCGGACACAGCCGGCAGTCAGCCAGGCGATCCGCAAGCTCGAGCGCGAGGTTGGCGAGTCGCTGTTTGACCGCTCGTCGCGCGATGGGACTCTTACGGACGCGGGGCAGATGCTTCGAGAGTACGCGCAGAAGCTTATGAACTTGCGCGCCGAGGCCCATGTAGCGCTGAAAGAGCTTCGCGAGATGCACAAAGGGAAGCTCGCGATAGCGGCGAACGAATTCACCTGCCTTTATCTTTTGCCCGCGCTGGCGGAGTTCCGCAAGCTTTACCCGATGATCAAGGTGACGGTTCATCGATCGCTCGCCAGCCGCATACCGGCCGATGTGCTCCGGCACGGCGCGGAGCTTGGTGTCTTGTCGTTCAATCCGGAAGAACCTCTGCTGCGGTCGATCGTGGTATATCGAGATGAGCTTGCGTTCGTGGTGAACCCGCGGCATCTGCTTGCCTCGGCGAAGCAGGTCAGCATACGCCAGCTCGGAGCAGAATCATTTGTCGCTCACAATGTACAGTCGCCGTATCGCGCAAAAGTCGTCGAAGCGTTCAAGCGACACAAGACCAAGCTCAACATGGACGTCGAGCTTCCGACGATCGAGGCGATAAAGCTATTCGTGTCGCGAGGCACCGGAGTCGCGCTTGTGCCGGGCATCTGCGTTGAAGCTGAAGTAGCGGCCGGCGAGCTTGTGCGCGTGCCGGTACGCGAGCTGCACATCGAGCGCAAGCTGCGGCTGATCTATCGAAAGAACGCCAGCCTCTCGCACGCGGCGCGGGCTTTTTTGACAGTCGCCGAATCCATGGCGTCGCTTCAAAAGGGCAGGTATTCATATCAGCCCGAGCGTTGA
- a CDS encoding 2-isopropylmalate synthase: MADSQVIIFDTTLRDGEQSPGCSMNLEEKLRMARQLDRLGVDVIEAGFPIASDGDFEAVQAIAAEIRRPAVAALARATPDDIKRAWAAVSDAARPRIHTFLATSDIHLDYKLRITREEAIKQAREAVGLARSLCDDVEFSPEDATRTDLDFLCAVVEAVIAAGATTVNIPDTVGYTTPREFTRIIETIRSTVRGAERATISVHCHNDLGLAVANTIAAIEAGARQVECTINGIGERAGNASLEEIVMALRVRKDVMPFATAIVTEEIYPASQLLTEVTGVAVQPNKAIVGRNAFAHEAGIHQDGVIKNRLTYEIMTPQSVGVPDSKLVLGKHSGRHALGLRCEQLGYQFSRRELDGIYKRFIALADEIKVVEDHHLTRIISSELQEATAA, from the coding sequence ATGGCAGATTCGCAGGTGATCATCTTTGACACCACTCTGAGAGACGGAGAGCAATCGCCGGGTTGCAGTATGAACCTGGAGGAGAAGCTGCGAATGGCCCGCCAGCTTGACCGGCTGGGCGTCGACGTGATCGAAGCGGGCTTCCCGATCGCATCAGACGGAGACTTCGAAGCGGTTCAAGCCATCGCTGCGGAGATTCGCCGGCCGGCCGTCGCGGCTCTCGCGCGAGCCACGCCTGACGACATCAAGCGCGCATGGGCAGCGGTGAGCGACGCGGCGCGCCCGCGAATCCACACCTTTCTGGCTACCTCTGACATTCATCTCGATTACAAATTGCGGATTACTCGCGAAGAGGCGATCAAACAGGCGCGCGAGGCTGTGGGACTCGCGCGCTCGCTGTGCGACGACGTCGAGTTCTCGCCCGAAGACGCCACCCGCACTGACCTCGACTTTCTTTGCGCCGTCGTCGAAGCGGTGATCGCCGCGGGCGCTACAACGGTCAACATTCCCGACACCGTCGGCTACACGACGCCTCGCGAGTTCACCAGGATAATCGAGACCATTCGAAGCACCGTGCGCGGCGCCGAGCGCGCGACGATCTCGGTCCACTGTCACAATGACCTGGGGCTTGCGGTCGCCAACACGATCGCCGCCATCGAAGCCGGCGCTCGGCAAGTTGAATGCACGATCAACGGAATCGGAGAGCGAGCGGGGAATGCGTCGCTCGAAGAGATAGTGATGGCGCTGCGTGTTCGAAAAGACGTGATGCCGTTCGCAACCGCCATCGTTACCGAGGAAATCTATCCTGCAAGCCAATTGTTGACTGAAGTGACGGGCGTCGCAGTTCAGCCAAACAAAGCGATAGTCGGCCGAAATGCCTTCGCGCACGAGGCAGGCATTCACCAGGACGGCGTGATCAAGAACCGGCTGACCTACGAGATCATGACTCCGCAATCGGTCGGCGTGCCCGACAGCAAGCTGGTGTTGGGAAAACACTCGGGCAGGCACGCGCTCGGGCTGAGATGCGAGCAGTTGGGTTATCAGTTTTCACGGCGCGAGCTGGATGGAATATACAAGCGGTTCATCGCGCTCGCCGATGAGATCAAGGTTGTTGAGGATCATCATCTGACTCGCATCATAAGCAGCGAGTTGCAGGAGGCCACCGCCGCCTGA
- the leuB gene encoding 3-isopropylmalate dehydrogenase: MRFRIVVLPGDGIGPEVTAEAVRVLDAVAKVFAHEIDFAFKSIGGSAIQQHNDPLPDATLDACLESDAVLLGAVGDPAFDNYPTNLRPEAGLLRLRRGLGAFANLRPARFFPALVDASPLKPEVINGTDILIVRELLGGLYFGEPRYLNDASVHEAINTMRYTEPEIERIARVAFELSRLRKLKVTSVDKANVLECSQLWRSTVKRVAEEYPDVKLEHQYVDSCAMALVARPASFDVMLAENMFGDILSDEAGAVVGSLGLLASASIGGRVGLYEPVHGSAPDIAGRGIANPLGAILSAAMMLRYSFKLESEAAAIEKAVEVSLARGLRTRDLVKSDEPFVTTEEMGRQVVGHLTRV, from the coding sequence ATGAGATTCAGAATAGTCGTGCTGCCGGGCGACGGAATCGGGCCCGAAGTCACTGCCGAAGCCGTTCGTGTGCTCGACGCCGTCGCGAAAGTGTTCGCGCATGAGATCGACTTCGCGTTCAAATCCATTGGCGGTTCCGCGATCCAGCAGCACAACGACCCGCTTCCTGATGCCACGCTCGACGCATGTCTCGAATCAGATGCCGTTCTGCTCGGCGCGGTAGGCGATCCGGCCTTCGACAACTATCCCACTAACCTTCGGCCCGAAGCAGGACTGTTGAGGCTGCGCCGGGGACTAGGCGCGTTCGCGAATCTGAGGCCCGCGCGGTTTTTTCCTGCGTTGGTCGACGCTTCACCGCTGAAGCCTGAAGTGATCAACGGCACAGACATCCTGATCGTCCGTGAGTTGCTGGGAGGGTTGTATTTCGGCGAGCCGCGCTACCTGAACGACGCCAGCGTGCACGAGGCAATCAACACAATGCGCTACACCGAGCCGGAGATCGAGCGCATCGCTCGCGTGGCGTTCGAGCTGTCGCGACTGCGAAAGCTCAAGGTGACGTCAGTCGACAAAGCCAACGTGCTGGAGTGCTCGCAACTCTGGCGCTCAACCGTTAAGCGCGTGGCCGAGGAATACCCGGACGTGAAGCTCGAGCATCAGTACGTCGACTCGTGCGCGATGGCGCTGGTTGCGCGGCCCGCGAGCTTTGATGTAATGCTCGCCGAAAACATGTTTGGTGACATCCTCTCTGATGAAGCCGGCGCAGTCGTTGGCTCGCTCGGTCTGTTGGCATCCGCAAGCATCGGCGGACGCGTGGGATTGTACGAGCCGGTGCACGGTTCCGCGCCGGACATTGCCGGCCGCGGCATTGCAAACCCATTGGGCGCGATACTCTCAGCGGCGATGATGCTGCGGTATTCGTTCAAGCTCGAAAGCGAAGCGGCGGCGATTGAAAAAGCCGTAGAGGTGTCGCTGGCCAGGGGACTTCGAACCCGCGATCTTGTGAAGAGTGACGAGCCGTTCGTCACCACCGAGGAGATGGGCCGGCAAGTCGTCGGCCACCTCACGCGTGTTTGA
- the malQ gene encoding 4-alpha-glucanotransferase: MSFPRASGILLHPTSLPGRFGIGDLGGEAYAFVDFLAASGQSLWQILPLGPTGYGDSPYQCFSAFAGNTLLISPQRLAQAGLLSEEDLNVAPRFSSRRVDFGRVIEYKKALLENAFDNFKRVTDTGLRAEFLEFCREAHWWLEDYALFRALKDAHGGVAWTEWAPQFAARDAAALASARETLRDRVDAEKFNQFLFFRQWLSLKAYCHERGVSIIGDAPIFVACDSADVWTHPELFKLDKERRPTVVAGVPPDYFSRTGQLWGNPIYDWDAMCATGFRWWVDRLRATLQTVDILRIDHFRGFAACWEVPGEDKTAERGRWVEVPGRKLFTTLRNTFGELPIIAEDLGVITPDVEALRDDFGFPGMRVLQFAFRADSKTIDLPHNYIRNCVVYTGTHDNDTTVGWFKSRAGAGSTRTADEIQRERAYCLRYLNTDGHEIHWDLIRTAWASVANTAVTPLQDVLGLGSRARMNLPASEQGNWQWRYRAGALTRKLGNRLGELTELYGRKGKN; encoded by the coding sequence GTGAGCTTTCCAAGAGCGAGCGGCATCCTTTTGCATCCGACATCATTGCCAGGGCGCTTTGGCATAGGCGACCTCGGCGGCGAAGCGTACGCTTTTGTCGACTTTCTCGCGGCGAGCGGACAGAGCTTGTGGCAAATCTTGCCGCTCGGGCCTACCGGCTACGGCGACTCGCCTTATCAGTGCTTTTCCGCATTCGCCGGGAATACGCTACTGATCAGTCCTCAGCGGCTGGCTCAAGCCGGACTGCTGTCGGAGGAAGACCTCAACGTTGCACCGCGGTTTAGCTCCCGACGTGTAGACTTCGGCCGAGTCATCGAGTACAAGAAGGCGCTTCTTGAAAACGCGTTTGATAACTTCAAGCGCGTTACCGACACCGGCCTGCGAGCCGAGTTCTTGGAGTTTTGCCGCGAGGCTCACTGGTGGCTCGAAGACTATGCGCTGTTTCGCGCGTTGAAGGACGCGCACGGCGGGGTCGCCTGGACTGAGTGGGCGCCGCAGTTCGCCGCGCGCGACGCCGCCGCGCTGGCTTCAGCGCGTGAGACGCTCAGAGACAGAGTCGACGCTGAGAAGTTCAATCAATTTCTTTTCTTCAGGCAATGGCTTTCACTCAAGGCCTATTGCCACGAGCGCGGTGTAAGCATCATCGGCGATGCTCCGATATTCGTGGCTTGCGATTCGGCTGACGTGTGGACCCATCCGGAGCTGTTCAAGCTGGACAAGGAAAGGCGCCCGACAGTCGTCGCCGGAGTTCCGCCCGATTACTTCAGCCGGACCGGGCAGCTCTGGGGCAATCCGATTTACGATTGGGACGCGATGTGCGCGACAGGCTTTCGCTGGTGGGTAGACCGGCTGCGCGCGACGCTTCAGACGGTAGACATACTCCGCATCGATCACTTCCGCGGATTCGCCGCCTGCTGGGAAGTGCCCGGCGAAGACAAGACTGCCGAGCGCGGTCGTTGGGTTGAAGTTCCCGGACGGAAACTTTTCACAACCTTGAGAAATACGTTTGGCGAGCTACCGATCATCGCCGAGGATCTGGGCGTGATTACTCCTGACGTCGAAGCGTTGCGTGACGACTTCGGCTTTCCTGGCATGCGTGTTCTGCAATTCGCGTTCAGAGCTGATAGTAAGACAATCGATCTGCCGCACAACTACATTCGAAACTGCGTCGTGTACACGGGCACGCACGACAACGACACGACCGTTGGATGGTTCAAGAGTAGAGCCGGAGCGGGTTCGACGCGCACCGCTGATGAGATCCAACGCGAGCGCGCGTACTGCCTCCGATATCTGAACACCGACGGGCACGAGATTCACTGGGACCTCATTCGAACGGCGTGGGCGTCAGTAGCAAATACCGCGGTGACTCCACTGCAAGATGTACTCGGGCTCGGTTCGCGCGCTCGGATGAACCTCCCCGCGAGCGAGCAGGGCAACTGGCAGTGGCGATACAGAGCCGGCGCCCTGACCAGGAAGCTCGGCAATAGGCTGGGCGAACTGACTGAGCTTTATGGAAGGAAGGGGAAGAACTGA
- a CDS encoding peroxiredoxin family protein — MKALFSTVLLIVSGIAAYGQSPQSPLTPPKLPAPGPAGASVKLKLGEKAPDFALPNGDGKLVVLSEYTQRSPVVLIFYRGFWUGACTQQLTRLAEDYDKIKQAGGDLIAVSVDAQSFAWSMAQTTGAKFQILSDADKKTIISYGILNAAEHDGIAHPAIFILDKEGKIRYFHVGKDAQDRPPDETILQEVKKLTTRN, encoded by the coding sequence ATGAAAGCGCTTTTCAGCACTGTCCTCTTGATCGTCTCGGGCATCGCAGCCTACGGACAATCACCCCAATCACCGCTCACGCCGCCCAAGCTTCCTGCGCCCGGGCCGGCCGGAGCGTCGGTCAAACTGAAGCTGGGAGAAAAGGCTCCGGACTTTGCGCTGCCCAACGGCGATGGCAAGCTGGTTGTTTTGTCTGAATACACTCAGCGGTCGCCTGTGGTGTTGATCTTCTACCGGGGCTTCTGGTGAGGCGCGTGCACACAGCAGCTCACCAGGTTGGCTGAGGATTATGACAAGATCAAACAGGCGGGCGGGGACTTGATTGCCGTCAGCGTGGACGCGCAGTCATTCGCCTGGTCGATGGCGCAGACCACCGGTGCGAAGTTCCAGATACTCTCCGACGCCGACAAGAAGACCATCATCTCATACGGCATCCTCAACGCCGCCGAGCACGACGGGATAGCTCACCCTGCGATATTCATTCTGGATAAGGAAGGAAAGATCCGCTACTTCCACGTGGGCAAGGACGCTCAAGACAGACCGCCTGATGAAACGATACTTCAGGAAGTAAAAAAGCTGACGACACGAAATTAG
- a CDS encoding antitoxin family protein, producing the protein MTTTIEAVYERGVLRLKEPVALADGTIVEVTIRTAEPSGENNTPAEILSAIASLPVEGDGQPFSGRDHDKILYGEKTTP; encoded by the coding sequence ATGACAACAACTATCGAGGCAGTATATGAGCGAGGCGTCCTGCGGTTGAAGGAACCAGTAGCGCTCGCGGATGGGACGATCGTCGAAGTTACGATCAGGACAGCTGAGCCTTCCGGCGAGAATAATACGCCCGCCGAAATACTGTCAGCGATCGCCTCTCTGCCCGTTGAGGGGGATGGCCAACCGTTCTCGGGAAGGGACCACGATAAGATCCTATACGGTGAGAAGACTACACCATGA